The Aeromicrobium yanjiei genome includes a region encoding these proteins:
- a CDS encoding rhamnulokinase: MHPVSVAAIDLGASSGRVMVGDVGPGRLELRAVARFANEVVTLQDGLHWDPLELYRHALDGLWTAVSQSPDGLGSVAVDSWAVDYALMRDDRMLGVPFHYRDERTTAGVERIHARVSPAELYARNGLQFLPFNTIYQLAVDPLVDEADRMLLIPDLVGYWLTGRSVTELTNASTTGLLDPRTGAWDLDLVERSGLSPAILTELVAPGDTLGPVTPEVGARIGAPGLDVTVVGSHDTASAVVGVPMQGDDAAYISCGTWGLVGVELDAPVMTEDARAANFTNEGGVDGRTRFLTNVMGTWLLSETLRQWRSEGDAVELPDVLRAAAAVTDEVPVFDVQDPRFMPPGDMPTRIAEWCAERGVRAPAGKAALVRSIVESLAQAFADALDQAAKLSGRTIRTVHVVGGGSLNHLLCQATADRSGRTVLAGPVEATALGNVLVQARALGAVGGTLEDMRALIAATHDLVRFTPRS, encoded by the coding sequence ATGCACCCCGTCTCCGTCGCCGCCATCGATCTCGGCGCCTCCAGCGGCCGCGTGATGGTCGGCGACGTGGGGCCGGGGCGCCTCGAGCTGCGCGCTGTCGCGCGCTTCGCCAATGAGGTCGTCACCCTCCAGGACGGCCTCCATTGGGACCCCCTCGAGCTCTACCGCCACGCTCTCGACGGACTGTGGACAGCCGTGAGCCAGTCACCCGACGGGCTCGGGAGCGTGGCGGTGGACTCGTGGGCGGTCGACTACGCCCTCATGCGGGACGACCGCATGCTGGGCGTGCCGTTCCACTACCGGGACGAGCGGACGACCGCGGGTGTGGAGCGCATCCACGCCCGGGTGTCGCCGGCCGAGCTCTACGCCCGCAACGGGCTGCAGTTCCTGCCGTTCAACACGATCTACCAGCTCGCGGTCGACCCCCTCGTGGACGAGGCCGACAGGATGCTGCTCATCCCCGACCTGGTCGGCTACTGGCTCACGGGGCGCTCGGTGACCGAGCTGACGAATGCCTCGACGACGGGCCTGCTCGACCCGCGTACCGGCGCCTGGGACCTCGACCTCGTCGAGCGCTCCGGCCTGTCGCCGGCCATCCTCACCGAGCTCGTCGCGCCGGGGGACACCCTCGGTCCGGTGACGCCCGAGGTGGGTGCCCGCATCGGGGCCCCCGGACTGGACGTCACCGTCGTCGGCTCGCACGACACCGCCTCGGCCGTGGTCGGCGTGCCGATGCAGGGCGACGACGCGGCGTACATCTCGTGCGGCACCTGGGGCCTGGTCGGGGTCGAGCTCGACGCGCCGGTCATGACCGAGGACGCGCGCGCCGCCAACTTCACGAACGAGGGCGGCGTCGACGGTCGTACCCGCTTCCTCACCAACGTCATGGGCACATGGCTGCTCAGCGAGACCCTGCGCCAGTGGCGGTCAGAGGGCGACGCCGTCGAGCTGCCCGACGTCCTGCGCGCTGCGGCGGCCGTCACCGACGAGGTCCCGGTCTTCGACGTCCAGGACCCGCGGTTCATGCCGCCCGGTGACATGCCGACCCGGATCGCCGAGTGGTGCGCCGAGCGCGGCGTACGGGCGCCGGCCGGCAAGGCGGCCCTCGTCCGCTCGATCGTGGAGAGCCTCGCGCAGGCGTTCGCCGACGCGCTGGACCAGGCCGCGAAGCTCTCAGGTCGTACGATCCGGACCGTCCACGTGGTCGGCGGCGGCTCGCTCAACCACCTGCTGTGCCAGGCCACGGCCGACCGCAGCGGTCGTACGGTGCTGGCCGGCCCGGTCGAGGCGACCGCGCTCGGCAACGTGCTGGTGCAGGCCCGCGCCCTCGGCGCCGTCGGCGGCACCCTCGAGGACATGCGCGCCCTCATCGCCGCGACCCACGACCTCGTCCGCTTCACCCCTCGCAGCTAG
- a CDS encoding electron transfer flavoprotein subunit alpha/FixB family protein: MILVLVETDAQGVTLTSREALTFARTTAERMGDQQVEAVALGPLPDAPATLAQLGEQGVAVLHHADDERLAPYGAAAWAAAVVDAATSAAARLVVASGTPRGMEVLAHVATRMDCLMAANVVAVEDTDPLVVSRQVMGGGVFERMRLDGDVAVVAVAGHAVEPAPAAHPGAPDVRTYVPTLTDADLSTRVVRTEKAEGDDTSALTGARVVVGAGRGAGSAEGFTDLLELRDLLGGALGVSRVVTSLGWRPHHEQVGQTGSRISPDLYVACGISGAIQHWAGCQSAKTILAINTDPDAPMVTQAHYAVIGDLHEVVPAINEELRRRRG; this comes from the coding sequence ATGATCCTCGTCCTCGTCGAGACCGACGCGCAAGGTGTGACCCTGACCTCCCGCGAGGCGCTGACCTTCGCCCGGACGACGGCCGAGCGGATGGGCGACCAGCAGGTCGAGGCCGTCGCCCTCGGCCCCCTGCCCGACGCACCCGCAACCCTCGCCCAGCTCGGTGAGCAGGGCGTCGCGGTCCTGCACCACGCCGACGACGAACGCCTCGCGCCCTACGGCGCTGCCGCCTGGGCCGCTGCCGTGGTGGACGCCGCCACGTCCGCGGCGGCCCGGCTCGTCGTCGCCTCCGGCACCCCGCGCGGCATGGAGGTGCTGGCGCACGTGGCCACCCGCATGGACTGCCTGATGGCCGCGAACGTCGTCGCGGTCGAGGACACCGACCCGCTCGTCGTGTCCCGCCAGGTCATGGGCGGCGGGGTCTTCGAGCGCATGCGGCTGGACGGCGACGTCGCTGTCGTCGCGGTCGCCGGGCACGCGGTCGAGCCCGCACCCGCGGCGCACCCCGGCGCACCCGACGTCCGCACGTACGTGCCCACGCTCACCGACGCCGACCTGTCGACCCGGGTGGTGCGCACCGAGAAGGCCGAGGGCGACGACACCTCCGCACTCACTGGTGCGAGGGTCGTCGTCGGGGCCGGACGGGGTGCAGGCAGTGCCGAGGGATTCACCGACCTGCTGGAGCTGAGGGACCTGCTGGGTGGCGCGCTCGGCGTCTCCCGCGTCGTGACGAGCCTGGGCTGGCGCCCGCACCACGAGCAGGTCGGCCAGACCGGCAGCCGCATCTCGCCGGATCTCTACGTCGCGTGCGGCATCAGCGGGGCGATCCAGCACTGGGCTGGCTGCCAGAGCGCCAAGACGATCCTGGCGATCAACACCGACCCGGACGCCCCGATGGTCACCCAGGCGCACTACGCCGTGATCGGCGATCTGCACGAGGTCGTGCCGGCGATCAACGAGGAGCTCCGCCGGCGGCGGGGCTGA
- a CDS encoding GcvT family protein, with product MAELPSSARVVVIGAGIVGNSLVYHLARLGWRDIVQIDKGPLPNPGGSTGHASNFIFPVDHSREITDLTLDSMRQYQEMGVFTESGGYEVARTEERMEELRRRMSSAKAWGIPSEIVTPEQVAEKVPFLDPSVIVGAFYTPSVGVVDSLRAGTIMRERALELGALQVVPTVEVEGLDVEGGRIRRVRTSGGDIETETVVIACGVWSPRIARMAGAHIPLTPAVHQMISVGPVPQLAGTVGEISFPIVRDMDTFCYERQHGGDMEVGSYAHRAILHDPDDIPSIEQSKLSPTEMPFTADDFDQQLEEALELMPEVLGNPDVEIRYAINGLLSLTPDGSPILGETPEVKGLWSAAAVWIKEGPGVGRAVAEWMTDGNPEIDIHQSDIARFYPHQQTKQHVAARTSEGFNKTYGIVHPSEQWQSDRQARLAPMHARQQELGATFFETAGWERPHWYASNEALLGDYGDAVMPRAHEWDARWWSPIINAEHLAMRERAGLVDLSAFSLFDVTGPGALDAVQRIAVAQMDVAPGRVVYTPVIDERGGYRADLTIMRLGESHFRVVTGGAHGNLDRKWFRDHMPADGSAQVSDQTSAFTTIGVWGPRARDVLGALTDSDIGHDAFGFGTCRHIELGSTQVLASRISYVGELGWELYVPMEGGARLWDQVSEAGRPHGLVPVGIGVYGTTGRIEKGYRAYGAELDSERTIVEAGMQRPKVKDADFIGREAYVKQRGEDPLAVMCTLAVDDHTSASGVERYMLGGEPVVTPDGEPLIDGRGRRSYVTSAGSAPSLGKHLLMAYLPPEQAVVGTRLAVDYMEERYPVTVGSADATGLFDPSNDRVRA from the coding sequence CGGCGCCGGCATCGTCGGCAACAGCCTCGTCTACCACCTCGCCCGGCTCGGATGGCGCGACATCGTGCAGATCGACAAGGGGCCGCTGCCCAATCCGGGCGGGTCCACGGGGCACGCGTCGAACTTCATCTTCCCGGTGGACCACTCCCGCGAGATCACGGACCTGACGCTCGACAGCATGAGGCAGTACCAGGAGATGGGCGTCTTCACCGAGTCCGGCGGCTACGAGGTGGCCCGCACCGAGGAGCGGATGGAGGAGCTCCGGCGGCGGATGTCGTCGGCCAAGGCCTGGGGCATCCCCTCCGAGATCGTGACGCCGGAGCAGGTGGCCGAGAAGGTCCCGTTCCTGGATCCATCGGTCATCGTCGGCGCGTTCTACACCCCGAGCGTCGGCGTGGTCGACTCCCTGCGGGCGGGCACGATCATGCGTGAGCGCGCGCTGGAGCTCGGTGCCCTGCAGGTCGTGCCGACCGTCGAGGTCGAGGGACTGGACGTCGAGGGCGGCCGCATCCGCCGCGTGCGCACGTCCGGCGGCGACATCGAGACCGAGACGGTCGTGATCGCGTGCGGCGTGTGGAGCCCGCGCATCGCCCGGATGGCCGGGGCGCACATCCCGCTGACGCCTGCGGTGCACCAGATGATCAGCGTCGGGCCGGTCCCCCAGCTCGCCGGCACGGTCGGCGAGATCTCGTTCCCGATCGTCCGTGACATGGACACGTTCTGCTACGAGCGACAGCACGGCGGCGACATGGAGGTCGGCTCGTACGCCCACCGCGCGATCCTGCACGACCCCGACGACATCCCCTCGATCGAGCAGTCCAAGCTGTCGCCGACCGAGATGCCGTTCACGGCCGACGACTTCGATCAGCAGCTCGAGGAGGCCCTCGAGCTGATGCCCGAGGTGCTCGGCAACCCCGACGTCGAGATCCGCTACGCGATCAACGGTCTGCTGTCGCTGACCCCCGACGGCAGCCCGATCCTCGGCGAGACGCCCGAGGTCAAGGGCCTCTGGTCGGCCGCCGCGGTGTGGATCAAGGAGGGTCCCGGCGTCGGCCGCGCGGTCGCCGAGTGGATGACCGACGGCAATCCCGAGATCGACATCCACCAGTCCGACATCGCGCGGTTCTACCCGCACCAGCAGACCAAGCAGCACGTCGCGGCGCGCACCAGCGAGGGCTTCAACAAGACGTACGGCATCGTGCACCCCTCCGAGCAGTGGCAGAGCGATCGGCAGGCCCGCCTCGCGCCGATGCACGCCCGGCAGCAAGAGCTCGGGGCGACGTTCTTCGAGACGGCCGGATGGGAGCGTCCGCACTGGTACGCCTCGAACGAGGCCCTGCTCGGCGACTACGGCGATGCGGTCATGCCGCGGGCCCACGAGTGGGACGCCCGCTGGTGGTCGCCGATCATCAACGCCGAGCACCTCGCGATGCGCGAGCGCGCGGGGCTGGTCGACCTGTCGGCGTTCTCGCTCTTCGACGTCACGGGCCCCGGCGCACTCGACGCCGTGCAACGCATCGCGGTCGCCCAGATGGACGTCGCACCGGGTCGCGTCGTCTACACCCCCGTCATCGACGAGCGCGGCGGCTACCGCGCGGACCTGACGATCATGCGGCTCGGCGAGTCACACTTCCGCGTCGTCACCGGTGGCGCGCACGGCAACCTCGACCGCAAGTGGTTCCGCGACCACATGCCCGCCGACGGCTCGGCACAGGTGAGCGACCAGACCTCGGCGTTCACGACCATCGGCGTGTGGGGCCCCCGGGCCCGCGACGTCCTCGGCGCGCTGACCGACAGCGACATCGGGCACGACGCGTTCGGGTTCGGGACGTGCCGCCACATCGAGCTGGGCTCGACCCAGGTCCTGGCGTCCCGCATCTCGTACGTCGGCGAGCTCGGCTGGGAGCTGTACGTCCCCATGGAGGGCGGCGCCCGCCTCTGGGACCAGGTCAGCGAGGCCGGGCGCCCGCACGGCCTCGTCCCGGTGGGCATCGGCGTCTACGGGACGACGGGGCGCATCGAGAAGGGCTACCGGGCGTACGGGGCCGAGCTGGACAGTGAGCGGACCATCGTCGAGGCCGGGATGCAGCGGCCCAAGGTCAAGGACGCCGACTTCATCGGCCGCGAGGCGTACGTCAAGCAGCGCGGCGAGGACCCGCTGGCGGTGATGTGCACCCTCGCGGTCGACGACCACACCTCGGCCAGCGGCGTCGAGCGCTACATGCTGGGCGGCGAGCCCGTCGTGACCCCCGACGGCGAGCCTCTCATCGACGGCCGCGGCCGCCGGTCCTACGTGACCTCGGCCGGCTCGGCGCCGTCGCTCGGCAAGCACCTCCTCATGGCCTACCTCCCGCCCGAGCAGGCTGTCGTCGGCACCCGGCTGGCAGTCGACTACATGGAGGAGCGCTATCCCGTGACGGTCGGCTCGGCGGACGCGACCGGACTGTTCGACCCCAGCAACGACCGGGTCCGGGCCTGA
- a CDS encoding electron transfer flavoprotein subunit beta/FixA family protein: MTDVLVCIKRVPETSTQVLLSDDRMSVDARHVGHTISPHEEAAIEIAVQVAEASGGTATVLTLGPADAVEQLRDAIALGCTRAVHIEADSEAFGPADVAAAVAELVRGEDFGLVLVGNDAADSGDFQVGVRLAYALGRPVVTGISTLTIDGERLTARGSGPDGDEIYELPCPAVIAIQEGGVAPRYPSIVGRMKAKKLPIETISTSVSPTSQRLGLTSPPEKPSTVEVLGEGPEAAKAVVDMLVGIGVVSS, encoded by the coding sequence ATGACCGACGTCCTGGTCTGCATCAAGCGCGTGCCCGAGACCTCCACCCAGGTGCTGCTGTCCGATGACCGGATGTCGGTCGACGCCCGGCACGTCGGGCACACGATCAGCCCCCATGAGGAGGCGGCCATCGAGATCGCGGTCCAGGTCGCCGAGGCGAGCGGCGGGACCGCGACCGTGCTGACCCTGGGCCCGGCCGACGCGGTCGAGCAGCTCCGGGACGCGATCGCGCTCGGGTGCACCCGCGCGGTGCACATCGAGGCCGACTCCGAGGCGTTCGGACCCGCCGACGTCGCCGCGGCGGTCGCCGAGCTCGTCCGCGGCGAGGACTTCGGGCTCGTGCTGGTCGGCAACGACGCGGCGGACAGCGGCGACTTCCAGGTCGGGGTCCGGCTGGCGTACGCCCTCGGACGCCCGGTCGTCACCGGCATCTCGACCCTCACGATCGACGGCGAGAGGCTCACCGCGCGGGGCTCGGGCCCCGACGGCGACGAGATCTACGAGCTGCCGTGCCCGGCCGTGATCGCGATCCAGGAGGGCGGCGTCGCACCGCGCTACCCCTCGATCGTGGGCCGCATGAAGGCCAAGAAGCTGCCGATCGAGACGATCTCGACGAGCGTGTCGCCCACGAGCCAGCGGCTCGGGCTGACCTCCCCTCCGGAGAAGCCGAGCACGGTCGAGGTGCTCGGCGAGGGGCCCGAGGCCGCCAAGGCCGTCGTGGACATGCTGGTCGGCATCGGGGTGGTGTCGTCATGA
- a CDS encoding alpha-hydroxy acid oxidase encodes MVQRQFPRPREVFDLLQFKKPVLSPKRRRLEAALTIHDLRRIAQRRTPRAAFDYTDGAAEGELSLARARQAFEDVEFSPRVLRPALDVDTTTTILGGPSRLPFAIAPTGFTRLMQTEGEVAGAGAAGAAGIPFTLSTLGTTSIEGVKAANPHGRNWFQLYVMRDREVSYELTRRAAAAGFDTLQFTVDTPVAGARLRDKRNGFSIPPQISLRTVLNAAVRPWWWYDFLTTPKLEFASLSSTGGTVGELLDSAMDPTISYADLEVIRGIWPGKIVIKGVQNVQDAKQLATQGVDGIILSNHGGRQLDRAPVPFHLLPEVKREVGAHLEIGVDTGIMSGADIVAASALGADFSLIGRAYLYGLMAGGRAGVDRTIAILEDEIVRTMKLLGASSIAELEPAHVTQLERLVPRARP; translated from the coding sequence ATGGTGCAGCGCCAGTTCCCCCGTCCCCGCGAGGTCTTCGACCTGCTGCAGTTCAAGAAGCCGGTGCTCAGCCCCAAGCGCCGCCGCCTCGAGGCAGCGCTCACGATCCACGACCTGCGCCGCATCGCCCAACGTCGTACGCCGCGGGCTGCCTTCGACTACACCGACGGCGCGGCGGAGGGCGAGCTGTCGCTCGCCCGTGCGCGTCAGGCGTTCGAGGACGTCGAGTTCAGCCCGCGCGTGCTGCGCCCGGCGCTGGACGTCGACACGACGACGACCATCCTCGGCGGGCCGTCACGCCTGCCGTTCGCGATCGCGCCGACCGGCTTCACCCGCCTCATGCAGACCGAGGGCGAGGTCGCCGGAGCCGGAGCCGCGGGCGCGGCCGGGATCCCGTTCACCCTGTCGACGCTCGGCACGACCTCGATCGAGGGGGTCAAGGCAGCCAACCCGCACGGGCGCAACTGGTTCCAGCTCTACGTGATGCGTGACCGCGAGGTCTCCTACGAGCTCACCCGCCGGGCCGCTGCGGCCGGCTTCGACACGCTGCAGTTCACGGTCGACACCCCGGTCGCGGGCGCTCGCCTGCGCGACAAGCGCAACGGCTTCTCGATCCCGCCGCAGATCTCGCTGCGCACGGTCCTCAACGCGGCAGTCCGACCGTGGTGGTGGTACGACTTCCTGACCACGCCCAAGCTCGAGTTCGCCTCGCTGAGCTCGACCGGCGGCACGGTCGGCGAGCTGCTCGACTCCGCGATGGATCCGACGATCTCGTACGCGGACCTCGAGGTGATCCGCGGGATCTGGCCCGGCAAGATCGTCATCAAGGGCGTGCAGAACGTCCAGGACGCCAAGCAGCTCGCGACCCAGGGCGTCGACGGCATCATCTTGTCCAACCACGGCGGACGCCAGCTCGACCGCGCGCCGGTCCCGTTCCACCTGCTGCCCGAGGTCAAGCGCGAGGTGGGCGCCCACCTCGAGATCGGCGTCGACACCGGCATCATGTCCGGCGCCGACATCGTGGCCGCCTCGGCGCTCGGCGCCGACTTCTCGCTGATCGGTCGCGCGTACCTCTACGGCCTCATGGCCGGCGGGCGCGCCGGGGTCGACCGCACGATCGCGATCCTCGAGGACGAGATCGTCCGCACGATGAAGCTGCTGGGCGCCTCGTCGATCGCCGAGCTCGAGCCCGCCCACGTCACCCAGCTCGAGCGCCTGGTCCCCCGCGCCCGTCCCTGA
- a CDS encoding NAD(P)-dependent oxidoreductase gives MAPRTLHVTVPDIGWIDRLSDLQDVDLTVWDFSDPQPERHIDLAVRPYTVAAAGLETLDPSRLSVIQSQALGYDGVAETLPAGITYCNAVGVHEASTAELAVALLLASQREVDRYAREAGQWNRRFTASLIDRRILLVGTGGIGAELEKRLDGFDAEIVRVATHRREDDRGVVHGNDELASLLPTVDAVVLAVPLTDRTEGMVDDAFLSALPDGAIVVNVSRGKVADTDAIVRQGGRIRFAADVTDPEPLPADHPLWSVPGVLISPHVGGMSSAMQPRIDAIVRAQVKRLLEGREPELVVVSG, from the coding sequence ATGGCCCCTCGTACGCTCCATGTCACCGTGCCCGACATCGGCTGGATCGACCGGCTCTCGGATCTCCAGGACGTCGACCTGACGGTCTGGGACTTCTCGGACCCGCAGCCCGAGCGCCACATCGACCTCGCGGTGCGCCCGTACACCGTCGCGGCGGCCGGGCTCGAGACCCTCGACCCCTCACGCCTGTCCGTCATCCAGTCACAGGCGCTGGGCTACGACGGGGTCGCCGAGACCCTCCCCGCGGGCATCACCTACTGCAACGCGGTCGGCGTGCACGAGGCCTCGACCGCCGAGCTGGCCGTCGCGCTGCTGCTGGCCTCGCAGCGCGAGGTCGACCGGTACGCCCGCGAGGCCGGTCAGTGGAACCGCCGCTTCACCGCCAGCCTGATCGACCGGCGGATCCTGCTCGTCGGGACCGGCGGGATCGGCGCAGAGCTGGAGAAGCGCCTCGACGGCTTCGACGCCGAGATCGTCCGGGTGGCGACCCACCGGCGAGAGGACGATCGTGGCGTGGTCCACGGCAACGACGAGCTCGCGTCCCTGCTGCCCACGGTCGACGCGGTCGTGCTGGCCGTGCCCCTGACCGACCGGACCGAGGGCATGGTCGACGACGCCTTCCTCTCGGCGCTCCCCGACGGGGCGATCGTCGTCAACGTCTCGCGCGGCAAGGTCGCCGACACCGACGCGATCGTCCGTCAGGGCGGCCGCATCCGGTTCGCGGCAGACGTCACCGATCCCGAGCCGCTGCCCGCGGACCATCCGTTGTGGAGCGTCCCCGGCGTCCTCATCTCCCCGCACGTCGGGGGCATGTCGTCGGCGATGCAGCCGCGCATCGACGCGATCGTCCGCGCCCAGGTGAAGCGCCTCCTCGAGGGGCGCGAGCCCGAGCTCGTGGTGGTCAGCGGCTGA
- a CDS encoding GntR family transcriptional regulator, whose translation MPADPTDAAVRPDAVVAALRDAILRRELAPAGAVTEAYVATTYAVARPTARIAIDRLVADGLLTREPHHAARVRRLGRDDIDDLFTTRAAIEAAAVELLAATSTSPSEARDANRALADLPADESYAARDIAFHRALVRGTTSTRLPRLHDLLMGEIELGIAQVEAHGLRSVGEVTADHQLILDAIAAGDVESAGRLARAHVLASRDRLVAHYDATHER comes from the coding sequence ATGCCTGCTGACCCGACCGATGCCGCGGTCCGCCCCGACGCCGTCGTCGCGGCTCTGCGCGACGCGATCCTGCGCCGCGAGCTCGCACCGGCCGGCGCCGTCACCGAGGCCTACGTCGCCACGACGTACGCCGTCGCTCGTCCCACGGCCCGCATCGCGATCGATCGCCTGGTCGCCGACGGCCTCCTGACGCGCGAGCCGCACCACGCGGCGCGCGTACGCCGCCTCGGCCGCGACGACATCGACGACCTGTTCACGACCCGGGCCGCGATCGAGGCGGCCGCCGTCGAGCTCCTCGCCGCGACCTCCACCTCCCCGTCGGAGGCCCGCGACGCCAACCGGGCGCTCGCCGACCTCCCGGCCGACGAGTCGTACGCCGCTCGCGACATCGCCTTCCACCGGGCGCTGGTGCGGGGCACCACGTCGACCCGGCTCCCCCGGCTCCACGACCTGCTGATGGGCGAGATCGAGCTCGGCATCGCGCAGGTCGAGGCGCATGGGCTGCGCTCGGTCGGCGAGGTCACCGCGGATCACCAGCTGATCCTCGACGCGATCGCCGCCGGCGACGTCGAGTCCGCCGGCCGGCTCGCCCGCGCCCACGTCCTTGCCTCCCGCGACCGCCTGGTCGCCCACTACGACGCCACCCACGAAAGGTGA
- a CDS encoding bifunctional aldolase/short-chain dehydrogenase has protein sequence MTLNSTTSGTAAELIARSNRLGSDPKNTNYAGGNTSAKGIETDPVTGEDVELLWVKGSGGDLGTLKEQGLAVLRLDRMRALVDVYPGLEREDEMVAAFDYCLHGKGGAAPSIDTAMHGLVDAAHVDHLHPDSGIAIATAADGEQLTQTIFGGKVVWVPWRRPGFQLGLDIAEIKAKNPDAIGCILGGHGITAWGDTSDEAEKNSLWIIETAAAYIDEHSRPEPFGPALDGYAPLPETERRAKAAALVPTIRSIASQDKPMVGHFTDSDVVLDFLASSEHPRLAALGTSCPDHFLRTKVKPLVLDLPSDASVEDSISRLRELHVAYREDYQAYYDRNAVADSPAIRGADPLIVLVPGVGMFSFGKDKQTARVAGEFYVNAINVMRGAEGLSTYAPIDEAEKFRIEYWALEEAKLQRMPAPKPLATRIALVTGAASGIGKAIAKKLASQGAVVAIADLDLAKAQAAAAEIGGTDVAIGVQADVSDEDAVQAAVDATLLAFGGLDLVVNNAGLSLSKSLLDTTVADWDLQHNVMAKGSFLVSRTAAKALIEQGLGGDIVYISSKNSVFAGPNNIAYSATKADQAHQVRLLAAELGGHGVRVNGINPDGVVQGSGIFSSGWGANRAAVYGVDEKDLGAFYAQRTLLKREVLPDHVANAVYALVGPDLTQTTGLHIPVDAGVAAAFLR, from the coding sequence ATGACACTGAACTCCACGACATCGGGCACCGCAGCCGAGCTGATCGCGCGGTCCAACCGCCTCGGCAGCGACCCCAAGAACACCAACTACGCGGGCGGCAACACCTCCGCCAAGGGCATCGAGACCGACCCCGTCACGGGCGAGGACGTCGAGCTGCTCTGGGTGAAGGGCTCCGGAGGAGACCTCGGCACGTTGAAGGAGCAGGGCCTGGCCGTGCTCCGGCTCGACCGCATGCGGGCGCTCGTCGACGTCTACCCGGGCCTCGAGCGCGAGGACGAGATGGTCGCCGCGTTCGACTACTGCCTGCACGGCAAGGGCGGCGCCGCGCCGTCGATCGACACCGCGATGCACGGTCTCGTCGACGCGGCGCACGTGGACCACCTGCACCCGGACTCCGGCATCGCGATCGCGACCGCTGCGGACGGCGAGCAGCTGACGCAGACGATCTTCGGCGGGAAGGTCGTGTGGGTGCCGTGGCGCCGTCCCGGCTTCCAGCTGGGCCTGGACATCGCGGAGATCAAGGCGAAGAACCCCGACGCGATCGGCTGCATCCTGGGCGGTCACGGCATCACCGCGTGGGGCGACACGTCCGACGAGGCCGAGAAGAACTCGCTGTGGATCATCGAGACCGCTGCGGCGTACATCGACGAGCACTCGCGTCCTGAGCCCTTCGGGCCCGCGCTGGACGGCTACGCGCCGCTGCCCGAGACCGAGCGTCGCGCCAAGGCTGCCGCCCTCGTGCCGACGATCCGCTCGATCGCCTCGCAGGACAAGCCGATGGTCGGTCACTTCACCGACAGCGACGTCGTCCTGGACTTCCTCGCCTCGTCCGAGCACCCGCGTCTTGCCGCGCTCGGCACGAGCTGCCCTGACCACTTCCTGCGCACCAAGGTCAAGCCGCTCGTGCTGGACCTGCCGTCGGACGCCTCGGTCGAGGACTCGATCTCCCGTCTGCGCGAGCTGCACGTCGCGTACCGCGAGGACTACCAGGCGTACTACGACCGCAACGCGGTTGCGGACAGCCCGGCGATCCGCGGCGCCGATCCGCTCATCGTCCTGGTGCCGGGCGTCGGCATGTTCAGCTTCGGCAAGGACAAGCAGACCGCTCGCGTCGCCGGTGAGTTCTACGTCAACGCGATCAACGTGATGCGCGGCGCCGAGGGCCTGTCGACGTACGCCCCGATCGACGAGGCGGAGAAGTTCCGCATCGAGTACTGGGCGCTCGAGGAGGCCAAGCTGCAGCGCATGCCCGCGCCGAAGCCCCTCGCGACCCGCATCGCGCTCGTGACCGGTGCCGCGTCCGGCATCGGCAAGGCCATCGCCAAGAAGCTCGCCTCGCAGGGTGCGGTCGTCGCGATCGCCGACCTCGACCTGGCCAAGGCTCAGGCCGCGGCCGCCGAGATCGGCGGCACCGACGTCGCGATCGGCGTCCAGGCCGACGTGTCCGACGAGGACGCCGTCCAGGCCGCTGTCGACGCGACGCTGCTGGCGTTCGGCGGTCTTGATCTCGTGGTCAACAACGCGGGTCTGTCGCTGTCGAAGTCGCTGCTGGACACGACCGTCGCGGACTGGGACCTGCAGCACAACGTGATGGCCAAGGGCTCGTTCCTGGTCTCGCGGACCGCCGCGAAGGCACTGATCGAGCAGGGGCTGGGTGGCGACATCGTCTACATCTCCAGCAAGAACTCGGTGTTCGCCGGACCCAACAACATCGCGTACTCGGCGACCAAGGCCGACCAGGCCCACCAGGTGCGCCTGCTGGCCGCCGAGCTCGGTGGCCACGGCGTGCGGGTCAACGGCATCAATCCCGACGGCGTCGTGCAGGGCTCGGGCATCTTCTCCAGCGGCTGGGGCGCGAACCGCGCCGCGGTCTACGGAGTCGACGAGAAGGACCTGGGTGCGTTCTACGCGCAGCGCACGCTGCTCAAGCGCGAGGTCCTGCCGGACCACGTCGCGAACGCGGTGTACGCGCTGGTCGGACCCGACCTGACCCAGACCACCGGTCTGCACATCCCCGTGGACGCCGGCGTCGCCGCCGCGTTCCTTCGCTAG